The following are encoded in a window of Bacillus xiapuensis genomic DNA:
- a CDS encoding LTA synthase family protein, giving the protein MKGTLRNNVTLIAVAVLFLWLKTYITYKTSFQMDIENTLQEFILFINPLSFIMLALGVSLLFKSDKARNRYVLITSFILTILLYANVVFYRFFNDFITMPLLFQTSNFADLGNSVTEEFKWYDIFYFADIILLAIILKVKPKFIAFRPMTKMNRRAFFLTAIATLFLNLGLSEIERPQLLTRTFDREMLVKNIGTFNYHVYDVLLQSKSSAQRALADGSELADIKNYSAANYAKPKDDLFGVAKGKNLILVSVESTQQFVLNNKVNGQEITPFMNQFAKQSLQFTNFYHQTGQGKTSDAEFLVENSLYPLSRGAVFFTHSGNEYNSMAEKLDQNGYYSNAMHANNKSFWNRDIMYKSLGYERFYEAGDYEINDENSVNWGMKDQPFFEQSVEHMKKMPKPFYSKMITLTNHHPFYYDEEDKFIDEFTSNSGTLNRYFVTVRYTDEALKRFVEKLKEAGLYENSVIVLYGDHYGISENHNEAMSQYLGKEVTPFVSAQLQKVPFIVHVPGLKGRVIDSVGGQLDMRPTLLHLLGIQTKDDLQLGQDLLSEDHKNLAVFRDGRFVTKDYVYAGDKCWDKATEQPTDKKYCAPYMKKAATELNYSDRIIYGDLLRFYDPDAAKKIEQK; this is encoded by the coding sequence ATGAAAGGAACCTTACGCAACAACGTAACATTGATTGCTGTTGCTGTTCTGTTCTTGTGGTTAAAAACCTACATTACTTATAAAACAAGCTTTCAAATGGATATTGAAAATACATTGCAAGAGTTTATACTATTCATCAATCCATTGAGCTTTATCATGCTTGCTTTAGGAGTAAGCTTGCTGTTTAAAAGCGATAAAGCTAGAAATCGTTATGTGCTCATTACAAGCTTTATACTGACAATCTTGCTTTATGCAAATGTAGTATTCTATCGATTTTTCAATGACTTTATTACGATGCCATTGCTTTTCCAAACGAGCAACTTTGCAGATTTAGGCAATAGTGTCACCGAAGAATTTAAGTGGTATGATATCTTTTACTTTGCAGATATCATTTTATTGGCGATCATCTTAAAAGTAAAGCCGAAGTTCATTGCTTTTCGCCCTATGACAAAGATGAATCGCCGCGCTTTCTTTTTAACGGCGATTGCTACGCTGTTTTTGAATCTAGGACTATCTGAAATTGAGCGTCCGCAGCTGCTGACCAGAACATTTGACCGTGAAATGCTAGTAAAGAATATTGGTACATTTAACTATCATGTCTATGATGTGCTGCTGCAATCTAAATCATCTGCACAGCGCGCGCTAGCAGATGGAAGTGAGCTGGCGGATATTAAAAACTACTCAGCTGCTAATTATGCTAAGCCGAAAGATGACTTGTTCGGGGTAGCGAAAGGGAAAAACTTAATTTTAGTGTCTGTGGAATCCACGCAGCAGTTTGTGCTGAACAATAAAGTAAACGGTCAGGAGATCACTCCGTTTATGAATCAATTTGCCAAACAAAGTCTGCAGTTTACTAACTTTTACCATCAAACCGGACAAGGAAAAACGTCTGATGCGGAGTTTCTTGTAGAAAACTCTCTATATCCATTGAGCCGCGGGGCCGTTTTCTTTACGCATTCAGGCAACGAATATAATTCGATGGCTGAGAAGCTGGATCAAAACGGTTACTATTCAAATGCAATGCATGCGAATAACAAAAGCTTTTGGAACCGCGACATTATGTACAAGTCTCTTGGGTATGAGCGCTTTTATGAAGCGGGAGATTACGAAATTAACGATGAGAACAGTGTAAACTGGGGAATGAAGGATCAGCCGTTCTTTGAACAGTCTGTGGAGCATATGAAAAAAATGCCAAAGCCTTTCTATTCCAAAATGATTACTTTAACGAATCATCACCCGTTTTATTATGATGAAGAGGATAAATTCATTGATGAATTCACTTCTAACTCCGGAACATTGAATCGTTATTTCGTCACAGTCCGGTATACGGATGAAGCGTTAAAACGTTTTGTGGAAAAATTAAAAGAAGCCGGTCTGTATGAGAATTCTGTAATTGTCTTATACGGTGACCATTATGGAATATCAGAGAATCATAATGAAGCGATGAGTCAATATTTAGGAAAAGAAGTGACGCCGTTTGTGTCTGCTCAATTGCAGAAGGTGCCGTTTATCGTACATGTGCCGGGCTTAAAAGGCAGAGTGATTGATAGTGTTGGCGGCCAATTAGACATGCGTCCAACTCTTCTTCACTTGCTCGGTATTCAAACGAAGGATGATTTGCAGCTCGGACAAGACTTGTTATCCGAAGATCATAAGAACTTAGCGGTTTTCCGCGATGGACGCTTCGTAACGAAGGATTATGTATACGCTGGCGATAAATGCTGGGATAAAGCGACTGAGCAGCCGACAGATAAGAAATATTGTGCGCCGTACATGAAAAAGGCTGCGACTGAACTGAATTATTCCGACCGAATTATTTACGGTGACTTGCTGCGATTCTATGATCCAGATGCAGCTAAAAAGATAGAGCAAAAATAA
- a CDS encoding ROK family glucokinase: MAEQWIAAVDLGGTTTKLAFITESGDLAACWEIPTDTSDKGKRIIANIVKSIHRQLERMNVSKERIIGIGMGAPGPISDEGVMLTAVNLGWDPNYPIKERLEKESKLPVAVENDAKCAALGEMWKGAGAGARDLVCVTLGTGVGGGIIANGEIVRGKGGVAGEIGHVTVVLEDGERCNCGKSGCLETVASATGLVRLANKQLQATTEASVLREKRSFNSRDVFQAANEGDKVAKQVIDHCCRYLGLALSYLGNSLNPEKIVIGGGVSKAGAPLLQSIRSYFEEFAFEPVKATTAIDLAVLGNQAGVIGAAWLIKKKMLTKQSKA, translated from the coding sequence ATGGCAGAACAATGGATTGCTGCTGTTGACCTTGGCGGCACAACAACAAAACTCGCTTTTATTACAGAAAGCGGTGATCTAGCGGCTTGCTGGGAAATTCCAACGGACACATCGGACAAAGGAAAGAGAATAATCGCAAATATTGTGAAGTCGATTCACCGCCAGCTTGAACGAATGAATGTGTCCAAGGAGCGCATTATCGGGATCGGAATGGGGGCTCCGGGGCCTATAAGTGATGAGGGCGTGATGCTGACAGCTGTGAACTTAGGATGGGATCCCAATTACCCTATAAAGGAACGGCTGGAAAAAGAAAGTAAGCTTCCGGTTGCCGTAGAAAACGACGCAAAATGTGCCGCTCTCGGCGAGATGTGGAAAGGGGCCGGGGCAGGTGCGCGCGACCTTGTATGCGTCACTCTGGGAACGGGCGTTGGCGGCGGAATCATAGCTAATGGAGAAATTGTAAGAGGAAAAGGCGGTGTGGCCGGTGAAATAGGCCATGTGACCGTCGTTTTAGAAGATGGAGAAAGGTGTAACTGCGGAAAAAGCGGCTGTTTGGAAACGGTGGCCTCTGCTACTGGTCTCGTCAGGCTGGCCAACAAGCAGCTGCAAGCGACAACGGAGGCCTCGGTGCTGCGGGAAAAAAGATCTTTTAATTCACGAGATGTTTTTCAAGCAGCAAATGAAGGAGACAAAGTGGCCAAACAAGTGATCGACCACTGCTGCCGCTATCTCGGCTTAGCTTTATCTTATCTTGGAAATTCCTTGAATCCGGAGAAAATCGTGATTGGCGGGGGAGTTTCGAAGGCCGGGGCGCCTTTGCTTCAATCTATAAGAAGCTATTTTGAAGAATTTGCATTTGAACCTGTGAAAGCTACAACGGCGATCGATCTGGCAGTTCTCGGAAACCAGGCCGGAGTGATTGGAGCCGCCTGGCTGATTAAAAAGAAAATGCTCACTAAACAGTCAAAGGCATAA
- a CDS encoding YqgQ family protein, which translates to MRTIWDVQQLLKRFGVFVYIGDRLADLQLMEAELRELHHSQLVDPKEFQMALLLLRHEIQKEKDKKNR; encoded by the coding sequence TTGAGAACGATTTGGGATGTCCAGCAATTATTGAAACGATTTGGTGTGTTTGTTTATATAGGAGACCGCTTGGCGGATCTGCAGCTGATGGAAGCGGAGCTAAGAGAGCTGCATCATTCCCAATTAGTAGATCCAAAGGAATTTCAAATGGCTCTTTTATTATTGCGTCATGAAATTCAAAAAGAAAAAGACAAAAAAAATAGGTGA
- a CDS encoding rhomboid family intramembrane serine protease yields MDKGSDEMSSAESNLFWKLTYFLVVEQDYQMIRLFEDRQEIFLENLSNKSAQLIRIIQEDLTWGNRLRRDIQRVSAQGESVRKQLGKRNLTVLNIYLSPHPPVDDYERHMKAPFYFPKGKRTKVTSILYSQDQTVQARHQLDRFFPGKLAPDFFEACSDGEAAAYQRAVVAYSIKKNKEDKQLFNYAAPFFSYLFIGIQVAVFLLMELSGGSTNYATLIQFGAKYNPLILEGEWWRFFTPMFLHIGLLHLLMNTVTLYVLGTVVERIYGRLRFLFLYIFAGFAGTLASFLTNMNLSAGASGAIFGCFGALLYFGMMHRRQFFRTMGMNVIFIIIINLVFGFTVPGIDNAGHIGGLIGGFLAAGTVHLPKQGRRGQQLAFLAAAVGITAGVLYLGFHQ; encoded by the coding sequence TTGGACAAAGGCAGTGATGAGATGAGTTCTGCAGAAAGCAACCTGTTTTGGAAGCTGACCTATTTTTTAGTCGTGGAACAGGATTATCAAATGATTCGCCTGTTTGAAGATAGACAAGAAATCTTTCTTGAAAACCTTTCAAATAAATCCGCTCAGCTGATTCGCATCATACAGGAGGATCTGACATGGGGGAACCGCCTGCGCCGCGATATTCAGCGGGTTTCAGCACAGGGAGAGAGCGTGCGCAAACAGCTGGGAAAAAGAAATTTAACCGTTTTGAATATTTACCTATCTCCTCATCCCCCAGTAGATGATTACGAACGGCATATGAAAGCTCCTTTTTATTTTCCAAAAGGGAAGCGCACGAAAGTAACCTCCATTTTATATAGTCAGGATCAAACGGTTCAAGCTCGCCATCAGTTGGATCGCTTCTTTCCCGGCAAGCTGGCGCCTGATTTTTTTGAAGCATGCTCAGACGGGGAAGCGGCTGCTTATCAGCGGGCAGTGGTTGCTTACTCCATCAAGAAAAATAAAGAGGATAAGCAGCTGTTTAATTATGCAGCGCCCTTTTTTTCGTATTTGTTTATTGGAATTCAAGTAGCTGTATTCTTATTGATGGAATTGAGCGGGGGAAGCACCAACTATGCGACATTAATTCAATTTGGCGCCAAGTATAATCCGCTCATTTTGGAGGGAGAATGGTGGCGCTTTTTCACTCCGATGTTCTTGCATATTGGTTTATTGCACTTATTAATGAATACGGTTACTCTCTATGTGCTGGGCACGGTTGTTGAGAGAATTTACGGGCGGCTGCGATTTTTGTTTCTTTATATTTTCGCAGGATTTGCAGGAACGCTCGCGAGCTTTTTAACAAATATGAATTTGTCAGCTGGAGCTAGCGGTGCTATATTTGGCTGTTTTGGAGCATTGCTTTATTTCGGTATGATGCACCGCCGGCAGTTTTTTCGAACGATGGGGATGAACGTTATTTTTATCATTATCATTAACCTTGTGTTCGGCTTTACCGTGCCGGGAATTGATAATGCCGGGCATATTGGCGGTTTAATTGGCGGCTTTTTAGCGGCGGGAACCGTTCATCTGCCGAAGCAAGGACGGCGCGGTCAGCAGCTGGCCTTCTTGGCAGCAGCGGTCGGTATAACCGCGGGGGTTCTTTATCTCGGCTTTCATCAATAA
- a CDS encoding 5-formyltetrahydrofolate cyclo-ligase, whose product MDKKRVRQQMKNKLGKINKLVYEQLSFQIARRLFALEEWKKARVIGITVSRMPEVDTWQIIKRGWEEGKQITVPKCNSANRSMTFYELISFCELETVYFGLFEPDPAKTCPVDDADIDLLIVPGLAFDKKGYRLGFGGGYYDRFLAAYTGASISLAFSQQMIQDLPVEKHDLPVQKLVTEAGLVQCEPARCE is encoded by the coding sequence ATGGATAAAAAAAGAGTGCGCCAGCAAATGAAGAACAAGCTTGGGAAGATCAACAAGCTCGTTTATGAGCAGCTCTCCTTTCAAATAGCCCGGAGATTATTTGCGCTGGAAGAATGGAAAAAAGCCCGCGTAATAGGCATCACAGTGTCCCGTATGCCGGAAGTCGATACTTGGCAGATCATTAAACGGGGATGGGAGGAAGGAAAGCAAATAACGGTGCCGAAATGCAACTCAGCTAATCGAAGCATGACCTTTTATGAACTCATCTCCTTTTGTGAATTGGAAACGGTTTATTTTGGCTTATTTGAACCGGATCCTGCCAAAACCTGCCCAGTCGATGATGCTGACATCGATCTTCTCATCGTACCGGGCTTGGCATTTGATAAGAAAGGATACCGGCTCGGCTTTGGCGGCGGATATTATGACCGCTTTCTGGCCGCGTATACAGGCGCTAGTATATCTCTTGCCTTTTCTCAGCAAATGATTCAGGATCTTCCAGTGGAGAAGCATGATCTGCCGGTTCAAAAGCTGGTAACAGAAGCGGGGCTGGTTCAATGTGAGCCGGCGCGGTGCGAATGA
- the rpmG gene encoding 50S ribosomal protein L33, whose protein sequence is MRVNITLACTECGDRNYISKKNKRNNPDRLELKKYCPREKRMTTHRETK, encoded by the coding sequence ATGCGCGTAAATATCACATTAGCATGCACGGAATGCGGTGATCGTAACTATATTTCGAAAAAAAATAAACGTAACAACCCTGATCGTCTTGAACTGAAAAAGTATTGTCCAAGAGAAAAGCGTATGACTACACACCGTGAAACGAAGTAA
- a CDS encoding nucleotidyltransferase family protein translates to MKGVILAGGKGERLKPFTNSLPKPMIPLLNKPLLEYNLELLKKQGIYEVILTVCYKKETIIEYFGDGSRFGMHLSYIEEKDPLGTAGSLFRHRELFQEPAVVISGDSLTNLSLEQAIRFHNANQALFTLAAVEKKSVEGLGICLTDDSGRLIDFCEKPSKEHIFSYLVNTGIYIIEPELFQRYPFFGKVDFAKELFPLLMKDHQRIFVYQTDAYWQDVGTPFQYWMAERHLRKGIPGVRTPVQPALLPAGGFYSHFFQRFHLAYTLSSNCPSAQSRQRLLKTHEQ, encoded by the coding sequence ATGAAAGGAGTCATTTTAGCGGGAGGGAAGGGAGAAAGGCTTAAGCCATTTACAAATTCGCTGCCGAAGCCGATGATTCCGCTATTGAACAAACCGCTGCTGGAATATAACCTGGAGCTGCTAAAGAAACAGGGGATTTATGAGGTTATTCTGACCGTTTGCTATAAAAAAGAAACCATCATCGAGTATTTTGGTGACGGCTCCCGCTTTGGCATGCATCTTTCTTATATAGAGGAAAAGGATCCGCTTGGAACGGCAGGAAGCCTGTTCCGTCATAGGGAACTCTTCCAGGAGCCCGCCGTTGTGATCAGCGGCGATTCGCTGACAAATCTTTCACTTGAGCAGGCGATTCGTTTTCATAACGCCAATCAAGCGCTGTTCACTTTGGCGGCCGTTGAGAAGAAGTCGGTGGAGGGACTGGGCATTTGTTTAACGGACGATTCCGGCCGCCTAATCGATTTTTGCGAGAAGCCGTCAAAAGAACATATTTTCAGTTATTTGGTGAATACGGGCATATATATTATTGAGCCTGAATTATTTCAGCGTTATCCATTTTTCGGGAAAGTGGATTTTGCTAAAGAGCTGTTCCCGCTTCTTATGAAAGACCATCAAAGGATTTTCGTTTACCAGACGGATGCTTATTGGCAGGATGTCGGGACTCCATTTCAGTACTGGATGGCCGAAAGACATCTTAGAAAGGGAATACCAGGAGTCAGAACACCAGTCCAGCCGGCTCTCCTTCCAGCCGGCGGCTTTTACTCTCATTTTTTTCAGCGGTTTCATTTGGCGTATACTCTTTCATCTAACTGCCCCTCCGCCCAAAGCCGGCAGCGGCTTTTGAAAACTCATGAACAGTAA
- a CDS encoding glycosyltransferase, translating to MSDVQVPVIIQPSVPYRPFHLFHKEEAPSYLQSVLEEYLGVIHVLSQLKAGQKIGIVLNPLIVKWLESDSFQMLAADLLAKSQPEANDPAKQALFEQWNHWDGQLIHAFRFYIRQGKLKAYPSAISDYPLTVLQSAAAMEIQLEKTLQIWQAAFQSAPESIWLPRGAYAAGIERILQPFGVKYLFLSHEVFSDEVLKKGGICQTVYGMGVCPVAQIEEIEQMSEFHFPVFAQIAADRQAFFSQLLNRLPEQRLTKRTHIESCVHIPFSYFHLNKGGCLLNDEAAEHSAAAFQMEEKLALLEERLPDEERFLKEALIQEWIHYLYAIAHRLPREEQMNCCDAFSYIYEGIIRDECDYDYIGQRSKRLLIADGLSLREKQRNSHWLRQEKKGVLMLTWEYPPRIVGGLSRHVHDLSKALCYQEVEVYVVTAACPGQPAYETDEGVHVFRTGPLHACEPDFLTWIADLNGCLLRKAVEIIGENSIQIIHAHDWLVGHAALVSRQLFQIPLITTVHATEYGRNNGIFTEMQTAIYQKEKSLFDQSDRLIVCSQPMKEEVLSWYLEEEKEIDIIPNGINTDEMKLEEKLDHKKKQPYIFSIGRIVREKGFHLLIEAAAYLSGKYDLQFIIAGTGPLLDHFRKKVKQRKLEDAVHFIGFVSDEERRRLFLECEAAVFPSLYEPFGIVALEAMAAQKPVVASCTGGLKSFVIHEETGLLFTPGDVQSLQKQLERLMRDHELKERMERKGYRLARDVYSWPRISSQTKRVYDRSVVKQKMEGVFI from the coding sequence ATGAGTGACGTTCAAGTTCCTGTTATTATTCAGCCATCTGTTCCCTATCGTCCTTTCCATTTATTTCATAAGGAAGAAGCGCCTTCCTACTTGCAATCCGTTTTAGAGGAATATTTGGGTGTTATACATGTGCTTAGCCAGCTGAAAGCCGGCCAGAAGATTGGAATCGTATTGAATCCGTTAATTGTTAAGTGGCTGGAGTCCGATTCATTTCAAATGTTGGCGGCGGATCTTTTGGCAAAAAGCCAGCCGGAAGCGAATGATCCAGCAAAACAGGCGCTGTTTGAACAATGGAATCATTGGGACGGACAATTGATTCACGCTTTCCGATTCTACATAAGACAAGGAAAGCTGAAGGCTTATCCTTCCGCTATCAGTGACTATCCTCTCACTGTCCTGCAGTCAGCCGCCGCTATGGAGATTCAACTAGAAAAAACCCTCCAAATATGGCAAGCGGCTTTTCAGTCCGCGCCTGAAAGCATATGGCTGCCCCGAGGCGCATATGCTGCTGGAATTGAGCGCATTCTTCAACCGTTCGGAGTGAAATACCTATTTTTATCTCATGAAGTATTTTCAGATGAAGTGCTCAAGAAAGGAGGCATTTGCCAAACTGTCTATGGAATGGGTGTTTGTCCGGTCGCGCAAATTGAAGAAATAGAACAAATGTCCGAATTCCATTTCCCTGTGTTCGCTCAAATAGCTGCGGACCGGCAGGCGTTTTTCAGTCAATTGCTGAACCGCTTGCCTGAGCAGCGGCTAACCAAAAGGACACACATAGAAAGCTGTGTCCACATTCCTTTCAGTTACTTTCATCTGAATAAAGGCGGATGCTTATTGAATGATGAAGCCGCTGAACATTCAGCGGCTGCCTTTCAAATGGAAGAAAAGCTTGCTTTGCTGGAAGAACGGCTCCCCGATGAAGAAAGGTTCTTGAAGGAAGCGCTTATCCAAGAATGGATCCATTATCTGTATGCTATCGCTCATCGCTTGCCGCGTGAGGAGCAGATGAATTGTTGTGATGCCTTCAGCTATATATATGAAGGAATAATTCGTGATGAATGCGATTATGATTATATTGGCCAGCGAAGCAAACGGCTGCTGATAGCTGACGGGCTTTCGCTGCGGGAAAAGCAACGGAACAGCCACTGGTTAAGGCAAGAGAAGAAGGGAGTTCTTATGCTTACTTGGGAGTATCCGCCAAGGATCGTAGGAGGTCTATCGCGGCATGTTCATGATTTGAGCAAAGCCCTTTGCTATCAAGAGGTAGAGGTATATGTAGTAACAGCTGCCTGTCCGGGCCAACCCGCTTACGAGACAGATGAAGGAGTCCATGTTTTTCGAACAGGGCCGCTGCATGCTTGTGAGCCTGATTTTTTAACTTGGATAGCCGATTTAAATGGCTGTTTGCTTCGGAAGGCTGTAGAGATTATCGGAGAGAACAGCATACAGATTATCCATGCGCATGACTGGCTTGTTGGTCATGCAGCGCTCGTTAGCCGCCAGCTGTTCCAAATTCCATTGATCACAACGGTTCATGCGACGGAGTATGGCAGAAACAACGGAATTTTTACAGAGATGCAAACCGCTATTTATCAAAAAGAAAAGAGTCTGTTTGATCAATCCGATAGGCTAATTGTTTGCAGTCAGCCGATGAAGGAGGAAGTGCTCTCCTGGTATTTGGAGGAAGAGAAAGAGATTGATATTATTCCGAACGGGATTAACACGGATGAAATGAAGCTGGAAGAAAAATTAGATCACAAGAAAAAACAGCCTTACATCTTTTCAATCGGCCGCATTGTAAGAGAGAAAGGCTTTCATCTATTAATAGAAGCGGCGGCTTATCTTTCGGGCAAATACGATCTTCAATTTATAATTGCTGGAACAGGCCCGCTGCTTGATCATTTCCGAAAGAAAGTGAAACAAAGAAAGCTAGAAGACGCCGTGCATTTTATCGGTTTTGTTTCTGATGAAGAGAGACGGCGGCTATTTCTGGAATGCGAAGCGGCGGTATTTCCGAGCTTGTATGAACCATTCGGCATTGTGGCACTAGAAGCGATGGCCGCGCAAAAACCGGTCGTCGCTTCCTGCACAGGAGGACTGAAGTCATTTGTGATCCATGAAGAGACTGGCCTGCTGTTTACACCGGGGGATGTTCAAAGTTTACAGAAGCAACTGGAGCGCCTGATGCGCGATCATGAGCTGAAAGAACGAATGGAGCGAAAGGGGTATCGATTGGCCCGCGATGTATATAGCTGGCCGCGAATCAGCAGCCAGACCAAGCGCGTCTACGACCGATCCGTTGTGAAACAAAAGATGGAAGGGGTGTTTATATGA
- a CDS encoding DUF4912 domain-containing protein — MLAEIIKLKNEGKSLQNISDLLGISIGKIRYQWNKFQKHKNDVTANSVYPRFSYQDEDLEGFSAGKLSLVLVSKDRVFCQWELQEWFVRAMGELFDPIADFQIYDLRLYDVTDILFNGNNAHHTYCFKVPASSRHWFIKGLKRNRSYVCELGFFTCHHEFFPLLRSHPIHTPYERPDQYQTMFPAMEKFKNQETERPLWVEHASTYTYYEHSLEEKYE; from the coding sequence TTGTTAGCAGAGATTATTAAACTAAAAAATGAAGGCAAGTCCTTGCAGAATATTTCGGATTTATTAGGAATATCAATTGGGAAAATCCGATATCAATGGAACAAGTTCCAAAAACACAAAAACGACGTAACAGCAAACAGCGTGTATCCAAGGTTCTCCTATCAGGATGAAGATCTTGAAGGGTTTTCTGCCGGGAAACTGTCACTTGTCCTTGTTTCTAAAGACCGGGTATTTTGTCAGTGGGAGCTGCAAGAATGGTTTGTTCGGGCGATGGGAGAGCTGTTTGATCCAATTGCTGATTTTCAAATATATGACTTGCGTCTGTATGATGTCACAGACATTCTCTTCAATGGCAATAACGCTCACCATACTTACTGTTTCAAGGTTCCTGCAAGCAGCCGGCATTGGTTTATCAAGGGACTAAAAAGAAATCGATCATATGTATGTGAGTTGGGATTCTTCACCTGTCATCATGAGTTTTTTCCTCTACTGCGTTCCCACCCTATTCACACACCATATGAACGTCCAGACCAATACCAGACGATGTTTCCAGCTATGGAAAAGTTTAAAAATCAAGAGACAGAAAGGCCGCTTTGGGTAGAGCACGCGAGTACGTACACTTACTATGAACATTCATTGGAGGAAAAGTATGAGTGA
- a CDS encoding endolytic transglycosylase MltG, with product MSKQTTRAFAAGLLSASLALLSYTMIRDDEQSAPSDKEMITELKQNGYVVYTKEEANQQMNMKQQAAAEPKPEKKSNKQEKTLQTNEAFTLDIQPGMTSSEIGSLLEKAGIVKDEHTFNDYLTKNGYAGKLQVGKYTLYPSMSAKQIAIVITTK from the coding sequence ATGAGTAAACAAACAACGAGAGCTTTTGCTGCTGGTCTGCTGAGCGCTTCCCTTGCTTTGCTCTCGTATACGATGATCCGTGACGATGAACAGTCAGCGCCATCTGATAAAGAAATGATCACCGAACTAAAGCAAAATGGCTACGTCGTCTATACGAAGGAAGAAGCAAATCAACAAATGAATATGAAACAGCAAGCAGCAGCGGAACCAAAACCAGAGAAAAAAAGCAACAAACAAGAGAAAACGCTTCAAACAAATGAAGCCTTTACCTTGGACATTCAGCCAGGCATGACTTCTTCTGAAATCGGCTCCTTGCTTGAAAAAGCGGGAATCGTTAAAGATGAACATACATTTAATGATTATTTAACGAAAAACGGATATGCAGGAAAGCTGCAAGTTGGCAAGTATACACTTTATCCCTCCATGTCCGCAAAACAAATAGCCATCGTAATCACTACAAAATAG
- the pstB gene encoding phosphate ABC transporter ATP-binding protein PstB has translation MALEVVNNKKQNNGANERRAVYSTKNCNLWYGNHHALKNINLEIMENEVTAIIGPSGCGKSTYVKTLNRMVDLVPDVKTSGVIEYRGRNIFGKDFLVEELRTRVGMVFQKPNPFPKSIFENIAFGLRIHGIKNKKIISETVEKSLRGAALWDEVKDRIHEPAYGLSGGQQQRLCIARCLALEPDVILMDEPTSALDPVSTLKVEELIQELKERYSIIIVTHNMQQAARISDKTAFFLNGEVIEFNDTDVIFNNPEDARTEDYISGRFG, from the coding sequence ATGGCACTAGAGGTAGTGAATAATAAGAAACAAAACAACGGGGCAAACGAAAGACGTGCTGTTTACAGCACCAAAAACTGCAACCTTTGGTACGGGAATCATCATGCATTGAAGAATATTAATTTAGAGATTATGGAAAACGAGGTAACGGCCATTATCGGTCCTTCTGGATGCGGGAAGTCCACTTATGTCAAAACGCTGAACCGCATGGTGGACTTAGTGCCAGACGTGAAAACATCCGGAGTCATTGAATATCGCGGCCGCAATATTTTTGGCAAAGACTTTCTAGTGGAAGAGCTTCGTACGCGTGTGGGAATGGTCTTCCAAAAGCCGAACCCATTTCCAAAATCCATTTTTGAAAACATCGCTTTTGGACTGAGAATTCACGGCATTAAAAATAAAAAAATCATCAGCGAGACGGTGGAGAAGAGCTTGCGCGGTGCCGCTCTTTGGGATGAAGTAAAAGATCGGATTCATGAGCCGGCTTACGGTTTATCCGGTGGACAGCAGCAGCGGCTGTGTATTGCGCGCTGCTTGGCATTGGAACCGGATGTCATTTTAATGGATGAACCGACTTCTGCATTAGACCCGGTATCTACGTTGAAAGTGGAAGAGCTGATCCAAGAATTAAAAGAGCGCTACTCCATTATTATCGTGACGCATAACATGCAGCAGGCGGCGCGTATTTCTGATAAAACTGCGTTCTTCCTCAATGGAGAGGTTATTGAATTTAACGATACAGACGTGATCTTTAATAATCCAGAAGACGCTCGTACAGAAGATTATATTTCAGGCAGATTTGGTTAA